A section of the Tenrec ecaudatus isolate mTenEca1 chromosome 10, mTenEca1.hap1, whole genome shotgun sequence genome encodes:
- the LOC142457825 gene encoding small ubiquitin-related modifier 1-like, whose product MSDQKTKPSTEDLGDKKEGEYIKLKVIGQDSSEIHFKVKMTTHLKKLKESCCQRQGVPMNLLRFLFEGQRIADNHTPKELGMEEDVIEVYQEQTGCHSTV is encoded by the coding sequence ATGTCTGACCAGAAGACAAAACCTTCAACTGAAGACTTGGGGGATAAGAAAGAAGGCGAATACATCAAACTCAAAGTCATTGGACAGGACAGCAGTGAGATCCACTTCAAGGTGAAAATGACAACACATctcaaaaaactcaaagaatcatGCTGTCAAAGACAGGGAGTTCCAATGAATTTACTCAGGTTTCTCTTTGAAGGTCAGAGAATTGCTGATAATCACACTCCAAAAGAATTGGGAATGGAGGAAGATGTGATTGAAGTTTATCAGGAACAAACGGGGTGTCATTCAACAGTTTAg